One stretch of Streptomyces hygroscopicus DNA includes these proteins:
- a CDS encoding creatinine amidohydrolase, translating to MSGSGTRPQVGMVLPTQTTEEVRADRADVAVLPVGSFEQHGAFLPLATDTVIAGTIAGEIAAAYPVLHLPPVTISCSHEHAAWPGTVSLSAATLYAVVRDIADSLRRSGIRGLILVNGHGGNYVLRNIVQESAGGDFGMALFPGSADWDAARTRAGVRTPSNSDMHAGELETSILLHAHPELVRPGHETSDWISDDRKHLLTLGMSAYTESGVIGRPSRASAHKGKELLAGLVDSFAEYLSLVGAEKEA from the coding sequence ATGAGCGGTTCGGGAACGCGCCCGCAGGTCGGCATGGTCTTGCCGACACAGACGACGGAGGAAGTGCGGGCCGACCGGGCCGATGTCGCCGTGCTTCCCGTAGGCAGCTTCGAACAACACGGAGCATTTCTCCCGCTGGCGACCGACACGGTCATCGCCGGCACGATCGCAGGCGAGATCGCGGCCGCGTATCCGGTGCTTCACCTGCCCCCGGTGACGATCTCCTGCTCCCATGAACATGCGGCCTGGCCAGGCACGGTCTCCCTGTCCGCGGCCACCCTCTACGCCGTGGTCCGCGATATCGCCGACTCGCTCCGGCGCTCGGGTATACGCGGTCTGATTCTGGTGAACGGACACGGCGGGAATTACGTACTGCGCAACATCGTTCAGGAATCCGCCGGTGGTGACTTCGGTATGGCGCTATTCCCTGGATCGGCGGACTGGGACGCCGCCAGGACCCGCGCCGGAGTACGTACCCCGTCGAACAGCGATATGCATGCGGGGGAACTGGAGACATCCATACTCCTGCATGCCCATCCAGAACTCGTCCGGCCCGGTCATGAAACCTCCGACTGGATATCCGACGATCGGAAACATCTGCTCACCCTCGGTATGTCCGCCTATACGGAGTCCGGCGTCATCGGCCGGCCGTCCAGGGCGTCCGCACATAAGGGAAAGGAACTGCTGGCCGGGCTCGTCGATTCCTTCGCCGAGTATCTTTCCCTGGTCGGTGCCGAGAAGGAGGCGTGA
- a CDS encoding GTP cyclohydrolase, with the protein MTESDGVFDVDARPSGVERVVNVRLSTKHGDFLAIGYRDLVRGDEQMALVYGDVTGEEALTRLHSECLTGDAFGSRHCECGDQLSAALKAIVAEGRGILVYLRGHEGRGIGLLAKLQAMKLQAEGLDTVEANLALGLPADARDYKVAADVLHDLKVRSVRLLSNNPQKRDALLRHGVRVSEQVPLLMTPHKENLPYLLTKRDRMDHYLPHLEAVIQRT; encoded by the coding sequence ATGACAGAAAGTGATGGCGTGTTCGATGTCGACGCCCGCCCCTCGGGTGTCGAACGAGTGGTGAATGTCCGGCTGTCCACGAAGCATGGCGACTTTCTCGCGATCGGCTATCGGGACCTCGTTCGCGGTGATGAACAAATGGCGCTGGTATACGGCGATGTCACCGGTGAGGAAGCGCTTACCCGCCTGCATTCGGAGTGCCTCACCGGAGACGCGTTCGGCTCCCGTCACTGCGAGTGCGGCGACCAGCTCTCCGCGGCACTGAAGGCGATCGTGGCCGAAGGCCGGGGCATTCTCGTCTATCTGAGGGGTCATGAGGGACGCGGGATCGGGCTGCTCGCCAAGCTCCAGGCGATGAAGCTCCAGGCGGAGGGGCTGGACACCGTCGAGGCCAACCTCGCCCTCGGCCTGCCGGCGGACGCCCGGGACTACAAGGTGGCGGCGGACGTCCTGCACGACCTCAAGGTGCGCTCCGTGCGGCTGCTGTCCAACAACCCCCAGAAGCGGGACGCGCTGCTGCGGCATGGCGTCAGGGTCAGCGAGCAGGTGCCGCTGCTGATGACTCCGCACAAGGAGAACCTCCCGTATCTGCTCACCAAGCGGGATCGCATGGACCACTATCTGCCCCATCTGGAAGCCGTGATCCAGCGCACCTGA
- a CDS encoding (2Fe-2S)-binding protein codes for MDLEIELRVDGTEHRLTVDTRTTLLDALREQLGNTSPKKGCDHGQCGACTLLLDGRRVLGCLALAVAHQGADIVTAAGLTNGELHPLQQSFIAHDAFQCGYCTPGQIVSAAGMLQEAGEGWPSAASKDLGATDVVLDDEEIAERMSGNLCRCAAYANIVPAIAEVAHR; via the coding sequence ATGGACCTGGAGATCGAGCTCCGGGTGGACGGGACCGAGCACCGCCTCACCGTCGACACCCGTACGACACTGCTGGACGCCCTGCGCGAGCAACTGGGGAACACCAGCCCCAAGAAGGGCTGCGACCACGGACAGTGCGGCGCCTGCACCCTGCTGCTCGACGGCCGCCGGGTCCTCGGCTGCCTCGCGCTGGCCGTCGCCCACCAGGGCGCGGACATCGTCACGGCGGCGGGGCTCACCAACGGTGAGCTGCACCCGCTCCAGCAGTCGTTCATCGCCCATGACGCCTTCCAGTGCGGCTACTGCACCCCCGGTCAGATCGTCTCGGCGGCCGGAATGCTGCAGGAGGCCGGGGAGGGCTGGCCGAGCGCCGCGAGCAAGGACCTGGGCGCCACCGATGTGGTGCTGGACGACGAGGAGATCGCCGAGCGGATGAGCGGCAACCTGTGCCGCTGCGCCGCGTACGCGAACATCGTCCCGGCGATCGCGGAGGTGGCGCACCGATGA
- a CDS encoding FAD-binding molybdopterin dehydrogenase, with the protein MRPFRYERADEVSAAVTTLVREPDAAYLAGGTNLVDLMRLEVATPELLIDVRRLTSDRIEELPDGGLRIGAAVPNSDLAADPRVRRRYPVLSQALLSGASGQLRNLATTGGNLLQRTRCPYFQNVTTACNKRTPGAGCSAMEGYQRDMAILGASPTCVATHPSDMAVALAALDAVVTVTGPASERRIRLTELHRLPEAAPERDTVLARGELITGVELPPPHSAVRSRYRKVRDRASYAFALVSVAAALEVTDGAVRDARIALGGVAHKPWRATTAEAVLRGAPATRESFVDAAAAELSAARPLPGNAFKVPLARNTMVATLLELLEEAR; encoded by the coding sequence ATGAGGCCCTTTCGCTACGAGCGCGCCGATGAGGTGTCGGCGGCCGTCACCACCCTGGTCCGGGAGCCGGACGCGGCCTATCTGGCCGGGGGGACCAATCTGGTCGATCTGATGCGGCTGGAGGTGGCGACCCCGGAGCTGCTGATCGACGTCCGGCGGCTCACCTCCGACCGGATCGAGGAGCTGCCCGACGGGGGGCTGCGGATCGGCGCGGCCGTGCCCAACAGCGATCTGGCCGCCGACCCCCGGGTCCGGCGGCGCTATCCGGTGCTCTCCCAGGCGCTGCTCTCGGGCGCCTCCGGCCAGTTGCGCAACCTCGCCACCACCGGTGGGAATCTGCTGCAGCGCACCCGCTGCCCGTACTTCCAGAACGTCACCACCGCCTGCAACAAGCGCACACCGGGCGCGGGCTGCTCGGCCATGGAGGGCTATCAGCGCGATATGGCGATCCTGGGCGCCTCCCCCACCTGTGTGGCCACCCACCCCTCCGACATGGCCGTCGCGCTGGCCGCGCTGGACGCGGTGGTGACGGTGACCGGTCCGGCCTCCGAGCGCCGGATCCGGCTGACCGAGCTGCACCGGCTGCCGGAGGCCGCCCCCGAGCGCGACACCGTCCTGGCGCGCGGTGAGCTGATCACCGGGGTGGAGCTGCCGCCCCCGCATTCCGCGGTCCGCTCGCGCTACCGCAAGGTGCGCGACCGGGCCTCGTACGCCTTCGCGCTGGTCTCCGTCGCCGCCGCGCTGGAGGTCACCGACGGGGCGGTACGGGACGCGCGCATCGCGCTGGGCGGGGTGGCGCACAAGCCCTGGCGGGCCACCACGGCCGAGGCGGTGCTGCGCGGCGCGCCCGCGACCCGGGAGAGCTTCGTGGACGCGGCCGCGGCCGAGCTGTCCGCGGCGCGACCGCTGCCGGGCAACGCCTTCAAGGTCCCGCTCGCCCGCAACACGATGGTCGCCACCCTGCTGGAGCTGCTGGAGGAGGCGCGATGA